The Halococcus hamelinensis 100A6 nucleotide sequence CACGACCTCGAATACGTCCTCGCCGACCCCCTCGAATCCCAGAAGGCGGCGAATCAACTCGTCGCCGAAACCGACGCGAAGGAGGTGCTCCCGCTCACGCCGATTCCGGGGCAGACCCAACAGTGGGCCAATAAGGGATGGGGATACGTCGATATCATGGAGCAGGTCAACCTGCCGACGCTGGTGAAAGCGCTCGATGCGCAATGACGGGGCTGGCCCGGACGACACCAGGCGACGATCGATCCGACCCGTCCTCGACTCCCGACACTCGGTCGGAACTGAGTGCCGTCGTCGAGACTGCCGAAAACGGACGACGGAGCTGCACGATCCACCCAACCGACGCGACCGGAGTCGACCTCATGTCGCAGTGGATCACGGCGGACGACGATTCGTTCGTCGAAATCGGGGCAGTCGAGTGAGTCCGTCCGATCCCTCCTCCCGAGGTGATGATGACGGACCCGTCGCTAGCATCGAGGACGTTACGTTCGCGTACGCCGAGCGGCCCGTTCTCGAAGGGGTAACGCTCGATATCGAGGCCGGGACGTTTCTCGGCCTCGTGGGCCCGAACGGTTCGGGAAAGACGACGCTTCTCGAACTCGTCCTCGGGCTCCGCCGTCCCGATCGAGGCTCGGTGCGGCTGTTCGGTGAGCCCGCCCACACGTTCGACGACGGCGAGCGCATCGGCTACGTCCCCCAGCAGTCGGCGGCGACCGAGCGGATGCCGGTGACGGTTCGGGAGGCGGTCACGATGGGNGACGACGGCGAGCGCATCGGCTACGTCCCCCAGCAGTCGGCGGCGACCGAGCGGATGCCGGTGACGGTTCGGGAGGCGGTCACGATGGGGCGCTATCCACACCGGGCCGTGGGACGGTTCTCCGCAACCGACCGGGAGGCTATCGACAGCGCGCTCGACCGGGCCGGGATAGCCGACCTGAGCGACCGGCGCGTCGGGAAACTCTCCGGCGGCCAGCGCCAGCGCGTGTTTCTCGCTCGGGCGCTGGCCGCCGAGGCCGACCTCCTCGCGCTCGACGAGCCGACTATCGGCGTCGATGCCGAATCGCGCGAGCGGTTCTACGGACTGCTGGGCGATCTGAACGCCAGCGGGCTGACGATCGTCCTCATCGAACACGACATCGGGGTCGTTACCGAGCACGCGACCCAGGTCGCCTGTTTGAACCGCCACCTCTACTTCGACGGGAAG carries:
- a CDS encoding DUF7511 domain-containing protein, with the translated sequence MTGLARTTPGDDRSDPSSTPDTRSELSAVVETAENGRRSCTIHPTDATGVDLMSQWITADDDSFVEIGAVE
- a CDS encoding metal ABC transporter ATP-binding protein — translated: MSPSDPSSRGDDDGPVASIEDVTFAYAERPVLEGVTLDIEAGTFLGLVGPNGSGKTTLLELVLGLRRPDRGSVRLFGEPAHTFDDGERIGYVPQQSAATERMPVTVREAVTMGDDGERIGYVPQQSAATERMPVTVREAVTMGRYPHRAVGRFSATDREAIDSALDRAGIADLSDRRVGKLSGGQRQRVFLARALAAEADLLALDEPTIGVDAESRERFYGLLGDLNASGLTIVLIEHDIGVVTEHATQVACLNRHLYFDGKPEEFVHDIGVVTEHATQVACLNRHLYFDGKPEEFVTTDALAEAYGTDQHVLQHGH